One Helianthus annuus cultivar XRQ/B chromosome 7, HanXRQr2.0-SUNRISE, whole genome shotgun sequence genomic region harbors:
- the LOC110866613 gene encoding protein ALP1-like → MWHAYFGMVGVNNDITVLQSSGLFDEVIDGVAPNTSLYANDVEYKYGYYLVDGIYPKSTMLVKTLSCPDDEKRLYYKKKHESKRKDVEQAFSLLKKRWSIIAQPSRILENSKMRNIMYTCIILHNMILEDSDRAFCGESYDECNQPTNPLLTYARKEVVRVSIRDRDTP, encoded by the coding sequence ATGTGGCATGCGTACTTTGGCATGGTCGGTGTGAACAATGACATCACTGTTTTACAATCTTCGGGTCTTTTCGACGAAGTCATAGATGGTGTTGCACCAAATACTTCATTATATGCAAACGACGTGGAGTACAAGTATGGGTACTATCTTGTCGACGGTATTTATCCGAAGTCGACGATGTTGGTGAAAACTCTTTCGTGTCCAGATGACGAGAAAAGATTGTATTACAAGAAGAAACACGAGTCGAAAAGAAAAGATGTCGAGCAGGCTTTCAGTCTATTAAAAAAGAGATGGTCTATCATTGCCCAGCCATCGAGGATACTTGAAAATAGTAAAATGAGAAACATCATGTATACATGCATCATCTTGCATAACATGATATTAGAGGACTCGGATAGAGCGTTTTGTGGAGAAAGTTATGATGAATGTAACCAACCGACGAACCCGCTACTCACATACGCTCGAAAAGAAGTTGTCCGAGTGAGTATACGTGACAGGGACACACCTTAA